The genomic region TTTAGACGAAGGGTAAACGCATCAGACAAATGGGTAAGAATCGCAGAATAATGGAGATTGTTCTGCGGGATATCCATAAGAATGTCTGATGCGTTTACCCCCTAAAGGAGAAAACGATGACAAAAGATATTGAAGCCTTGCTTCCGCACCGGAAGCCGTTTTTGTTTGTCGATGAAATTATCCGTGCCGATGATGAAGGCAGCGAAAGCCGGTATACCTTTAAGCCGGAGGAGTTCTTTTTTTTAAAGGACATTTCCCCGAATATCCGGTAGTGCCCGGTGTCGTATTGGTTGAAACAATGGCTCAAGCGGGCGGCGCAGCACTGAGTTCTATGGGCAAGTTTGAAACAGGTGCGCTGTTCTTTTTGGCGACTATCGATAAGGTAAAACTTCGTGCACAGGTACGCCCGGGAGATACGGTACGCATCGAGGTAAAAAACTTGCGCGTTTCTTCCCAGATGATTAAGCAATCCGGTAAGCTCTACAACGGTGATGCTGTCGCTGCGGAAGCGGAGTGGATGTGTTTGGTGGGAAAGGCCTAGTTTCCTTTTGAAAATATACGGCACACCTACTCTGACAGGATGTCCGCGGGTATAAGCAGTAGCAGGGACTGTCCAAAAGCTGAAAGGCTATCGATTTTTTCTGTAAAGAAATGATTGGGAACCTCTAAAAACTGCAAGCCTATCGGCTTGTTCTGTAAGGAATAATCATCGTATCCGCTAACGCGGACTGCGAATCAGTTTTTGGCGGTTCCCTCGTTGCTGAACAGCGTATATTCTTATATGCTGTTCAGCAAGCTGTTTTCAAAAGGCTCACGGAAGTGAGTAAAATACATTATCAGTTATCTATTCAAAAAGTCGATGATACGCTGCGCTACCAGTTCACGCTCGACATCGTCGGTAACAATATGACTGCTTTCTTCCAAGATGACATACTCATTCGGCGCCTTGAGCAGCCGGTCGATAAGTTCTTTTTCCTTAAACGGTACCGACTGATCCGATTTTGATAAAACCGTTATCACCTTTGATCGGATATTCGGAAGCTGCTGAATAGCCATCTTCTGCAGTTTGTACAAGTCCGCGGCCTTTCCGACGTAATCATAGTTGCAATAGTCTTTGACGCAATCATAATATTCGGGTTCTTTATAAAATGTTTTCCCTTCCGTCGGAATGGTCTGTATAAAATATTTTAAGTACGGTGTCAGTTTGATCCGTGAATCGGCGGCCATAAATGCGGGCGCACAAAGGAAGATTTTTTCAGGCTGAAATTTTGCCGCAAGGAGCGCAGTCAGCACGCCTCCCATCGAAAGACCGCCGACATATACCGTCTGATATGCTTCGGATAAATCGAGGTATTCATCATACACGCGCCGCAGCCAATCCTTCCACGAAGTTGCGATAAAGTCCTCTTTGTTTGTCCCATGCCCCGGCAGGCGCGGGATCGATACGGTGTATCCCGCCTTATGCAGCTGCGTGCCGAGCCACAGCATTTCCCGCGGAGAACCCGTATACCCGTGTATCAACAAAATGGCTTTATCTTCACCCTGAAAAAAATGAGGTTTGGTGAACCGATTTATTTTTGCCGGATTATTATCATAAAACATCTGAAGCTCCTATCATTTTGCATATAAACAATACCCCCTTATCTGCCTTTTGTAAATATACAGTACATCCTTGGAAATAGGAGATGCCGAGTGAAATTCGTATTTTTATACCCACTCTTAAAATCTTGAAGAAACGCACAAATACTGCTGAATCAATCTTGAAGAAACGCGTCATCCGCCATCGGTAAAAGAAATAATACAAAATCAAAAGAGCTGCTCTATGAGCTCCTTCCTGGTTTCAATAAATGGAAAAAACTCGAGTATAGCATTTTTATTCAAACTTTACCGGCAGAAAAATTTGCTTGATCTCTTATCGTATTCTTACTTATCTTTCTCAGCCGTTTTAACTCTTTTTTTATTTCTTTCGCATAAGGATGGTTGTTGTCTCTAATATTTAAAATTCTCAAATATTCTTGTAATAACGTCTTTTCAATACCGGTCAATTCATTTTTTGCATTAGCAGATTTTATCGGCTGCTCATTAAAAAAATATTCGACTTCCAATTTATCAATAAAATCATCTGTCGTTTTCTTGTCATACTGATTATGTGCAACTATACTGGCTATGCTTTGTCTAAGGGTAGATAATGTTCCATATTTTACGCGGGTCTCCGTATGTGTATCGTTAATATGCCAATTCAATCGGTCTCTAATAGATTCTTTTACGGCAATACCGATATAGATACAAAACTTATCCGACTGCGTTTCAATTGAGGATTTTATATCATCAAACTTAACGTTCAATTCATTTAAAATCACATCTAACTCAGCTCGATTTGCCCACCATTTATAATATCCCGGTGCTTTTTTTATCTTTTGTAAATTTTCTTTATCTCTTAATTCTATCGCTTTTACTATCATAGACCTCCCCGTTTCGATATTCGGTCGGTTTATTTAAGTCAATACAATTACTGTTTTTATAGGCAAAAACGATGCAATGTAAATGAGGTATTAAATGCTCATAGTATGATTTGCCGCCAAAAATATAAAATATATCATTTTTTAAATCATACTTTGACTTTAATGTATTCAATACATTTTCCGCCCATTTCTTTTTATATTCGGCCGATTGTTTTCCTAAATACAAGTTATAATACGAAATACGTTCGTTTTTATCTAATAATCCGTACTTTCCCGATAGAATGTACCATTCTTCGCACTTATATTTTTTTAGTCCTTCTTCTTTTGACTTTATAAAAGTATTACCTTTGTATATATCTTTAGCCCAATATTTCTCAGCAGGATTATTTTGTCCTAGTTTACGGCTGCTGCAAGCAATTAACCCTATTATTTTACTCATAATTCAATTTCCTCCTGACATCAAAAATCATCTCTAAATAGTATTTCGTATACTTTTTGAGATTCCCATCTTTGTCATAGTCATACTATTTACTCATTGTATCCACTCCAATGGAACAACTTTATTATATTCTTTTACTGTAGGGTATATATCTTTATACCACGCATTACGTGCATAATAATTATTTGTATTTTGAGGTTCTATATATAACCACCCGTCATCGGTATGAACTCTAATAAACACGTGTCCATTATCCCCTATATGCTTGTTGTAAACAATTTGGGCAGTTGAATAATAATCACAAAATAACAAGCAATAATCTTGACAGTTTATCTCACCATCTCTATTAACATCTCGTATATTATCGTGAATCTTATAAAGCACACGTTGCACCTCACGTTCCACATTCTTTAACGACGTATTTGATTTACCTTTTTTAACAGGTTGAGCCTGCTTATTATAGGTACTCGCCGGTGCACTATAAGGATATCGAGTAGTATCAATGTTGTTCTTAACTGCTAAAATAATGATAAGTAAACCGGCACACAGTGCAAGAAATTTTAAAAAAGCTTCACCTCTAGAAGGTTCACTATGTCCCCCAGCAGAGGGCTTACTATGGTATCCAATACGCTCTTGATTTTTAATATAAAAGGCTGTGCGGAGCATCTTTGCTCTATTAAATTCAACAAATTGAGCTGGATTGAATTGACAGTTTGTACAATAAGAACGCCCAAAATCTCTTGCACAGCTTGCACATCGTCTAGCAATTGTTTTGATGTATTCGTCATCGATATGGTCTTCGCCTTCATAAAAATACGCTTGTCGGATCATACTTCACTCTCCAATAAATGAGCTTTCCGAATAATATTCGATCATCATAAATTGTAAATATCTTGTATTACGGCTTTCGCACATTTGCATCCGTTTTTAAAGCCGAAAAGCTTAAATGTTTTCCACACAAATATTGCACCATAGTATATGAGTTTAAGACGGTTCCACACTCTTCTGCAAATGTATGATAATGCGAATATTGCAGTATGGTATATACGTCTAAGGCGTTTCCGCACTCTTCGACAAACGTATGATAGTCTCGGGGCGACAAATGGATAGAAAAGGGCGAGGCATAGTATGAACCCTAGTTTTTTCATCAAATACTCCTGTATGTATTCATAGCATTTTTTGCTCTTTATACTCTTCCTGTTTTTAGGCCGGTCAGTCTACCCCGTTTGAAATGTACAATAAAATTATCAAACAGATTCATTGATTTTTTTATCGCTTCTTGTATACTTCCCATATATAAGAATTGCCATTTGTTTTTTTATATGCGTAATATTCTTCTTTCTCTTTTTCAGGTGCCGTAAATTTATACCATTTATTACCTTCCGCATGTGCTCTATCTGCATATCTGTATATTGCAGAGGCTTCTTTAGAAAGGTTGCTTAATTTTTCCAGTTGATTTAATGAAGGGACTTTATCTACTGCCGTCATCTCCCAATTTACCGACGTGTCTTCTTTGCCAAAAAAGAGACCGTTAAAATCTGTTACACACCCCGAAAATAAAAATACTGTTCCTATAGAAACCAGTATTACACCAATCATTGAAAATAATTCCTTCCGTTTCATTACGATACCCGTCCTTTTGCAATGCTTTTTCACTGCCATTTATAGTTTTTGCGGACTGAAAAGTTATACGGAGCAATATCATAATTATCTATTTTGATAACGAGGCGCTCCAGCATTTTTCCCATCCACACCTAAAGCCGTCTCCCTTAAAATTTGAAGAGAGTTTATTACACTGGCTTTCTTCCATAATACCTCAAAAGTCAAGAGCGTTTTGTCAAAGGTCCAACTTGACAGATACTAACCACCAATGATAGCATTTCCCTATGATAGTTGATTGGCTGGATAAAATAGTTTGGAAGCTTTAAAACATGACAGAAAAGGTCAGTACAGTATTAGAATAAACAGTCAGTGGCGTATTTGCTTTGAATGGAACAATGGACGAGTTGTTATAGTAGATATCGTTGATTATCATTAGGAGGCATATTGATGGATGTTATACTAAAACCGGTACATGTAGGCGATATACTGTATGACGAGTTTATGCAGCCGCATCATATAACAGCATATAGACTTGCGCAAATGACAGGGCTTTCGCAAACACAAATAGGACGGATCATAAAAGGAAAAAGAGGTATTACAGTCGATACCGCATTGCGCTTCGCGCAGGTTTTTAGCACAAGTCCTGAATTTTGGCTGAATATTCAAAATAGGTATGAAATTGATAGCATGAAAGCAGAAACAAAAGAAACTATTAAACGAATACAACCGATTAACCATGTGTTTGCTTAACAAATATCGAAGGAGTTTTTTATGAAAGTGAATATACACCGGCTTTTGAAGGAAGCGAAGGACGCTGTTCCGCAGGCCGAGTGGATCGGGTTACGGCGGGTTACCAACTATCTGACTGGGTTTTCCGCTATCGATGGTAAATTTGACGAGGCGGCCGGCGGCTCCGACGAGGGAGTTATGCTGGAGGTGCTGTACAAGGGAACGTTTAGCTATGCGGCGACAGCCGATTTGAGCAGCGGCGGTATCAAGCGTGCTGCGGAGCGGGCTTTTGCGGCGGCACAGGCAGCGCAGCCCTACGGTATCCACCGTTTTGACCAAACGATGCGACCCGCCGCGCAGGTACGCTATGCCACAAAGCGTGAAAAATTAAGCGGGATTCCCGCTGCCGAAACGGTGGAGCTTTTGTGCAGTATCTGCGATGCCGCAAAGGTCTCTTCAAAGATTATTCAGACCGCTGCTTCCTGCGAAACGGGCATCTGCGAAACCGAAATGGTTTCTACCAACGGAGCCGATATCCGGCAAACCGTTCGGTTCGGCGGCATCAGCATGAACGCCGTTGCACGCGAAGGAGATATTATCCAGCAGCGAAGTGCGCACGGACGCTCTGCGCTCACTTATCAGGGCGGACGGGAACTGTTCAATCCTGTGGCGCTGCTTGAAAAGGCACGGAAGGCAGGCACGGAAGCCGTCGAGTTGTTGACTGCCGAGCCGTGCCCCAACGGTAAGCGGACACTTGTGCTGATGCCCGACCAGATGATGCTGCAAATCCATGAAAGCGTCGGGCACGCGCTGGAAATAGACCGCATCCTCGGCGACGAGCGCAACTTTGCAGGTGGCAGCTTTATCACACTGGAAGATATCGGCAGCTTCCGCTATGGTTCCCCGCTGATGAACGTCGCATTTGACCCGACCATCGCGCAGGAGCTGGCAAGCTACGGGGCGGACGATATCGGCAACGCTGCGGTAAAAGAATACCTCATTAAAGACGGTATTTTGATACGGGCGCTCGGTAGTTTGGAAAGTCAAAAACGGTCGGGACTCCGGGGCGTTGCAAACCAGCGCGCCTGTTCATGGAACCGTCCGCCCATCGACCGGATGGCAAACCTCAACCTCGAAGCGGGAACGAGCAGCTTCGACTCCATCATCGCCTCAATCGAAAACGGCATTCTGATGTTCTCCAACCGTTCATGGTCGATCGACGATTACCGCAATAAATTTCAATTCGGCTGCGAGTACGCCAAGCTAATCGAAAACGGCAAACTGACAAAAACCGTCCGCGACCCGAACTACCGCGGCATTTCACGATACTTTTGGAACAGCCTCTGCGCAGTCGGCGACGAAAGCACCTTCGAGGTGTTCGGCACCCCGAATTGCGGCAAGGGCGAACCGAATCAGGTAATACGGGTAGGGCACGCAAGTCCCGTATGCGCATTCAGCGATGTTGAAGTATTTGGAGGCGGAAAATGAGTTGTGATCAAGAAATGATGTGTGAAATGGATTCCGATTTTAAATGGCATTTTGAGTCTCTTGCAGACTTTTTCTTCGATGAGCTGTTACCCACGGAACAAGCGTCTCTAAGCTATGATGCGGAGGATACTTACTTCCTGCGGATGAATCACGCCAAGGTGCGGCAAA from Treponema vincentii harbors:
- a CDS encoding GIY-YIG nuclease family protein, with product MIVKAIELRDKENLQKIKKAPGYYKWWANRAELDVILNELNVKFDDIKSSIETQSDKFCIYIGIAVKESIRDRLNWHINDTHTETRVKYGTLSTLRQSIASIVAHNQYDKKTTDDFIDKLEVEYFFNEQPIKSANAKNELTGIEKTLLQEYLRILNIRDNNHPYAKEIKKELKRLRKISKNTIRDQANFSAGKV
- a CDS encoding glycosyltransferase, which translates into the protein MAVKKHCKRTGIVMKRKELFSMIGVILVSIGTVFLFSGCVTDFNGLFFGKEDTSVNWEMTAVDKVPSLNQLEKLSNLSKEASAIYRYADRAHAEGNKWYKFTAPEKEKEEYYAYKKTNGNSYIWEVYKKR
- a CDS encoding TldD/PmbA family protein: MKVNIHRLLKEAKDAVPQAEWIGLRRVTNYLTGFSAIDGKFDEAAGGSDEGVMLEVLYKGTFSYAATADLSSGGIKRAAERAFAAAQAAQPYGIHRFDQTMRPAAQVRYATKREKLSGIPAAETVELLCSICDAAKVSSKIIQTAASCETGICETEMVSTNGADIRQTVRFGGISMNAVAREGDIIQQRSAHGRSALTYQGGRELFNPVALLEKARKAGTEAVELLTAEPCPNGKRTLVLMPDQMMLQIHESVGHALEIDRILGDERNFAGGSFITLEDIGSFRYGSPLMNVAFDPTIAQELASYGADDIGNAAVKEYLIKDGILIRALGSLESQKRSGLRGVANQRACSWNRPPIDRMANLNLEAGTSSFDSIIASIENGILMFSNRSWSIDDYRNKFQFGCEYAKLIENGKLTKTVRDPNYRGISRYFWNSLCAVGDESTFEVFGTPNCGKGEPNQVIRVGHASPVCAFSDVEVFGGGK
- a CDS encoding alpha/beta hydrolase — its product is MFYDNNPAKINRFTKPHFFQGEDKAILLIHGYTGSPREMLWLGTQLHKAGYTVSIPRLPGHGTNKEDFIATSWKDWLRRVYDEYLDLSEAYQTVYVGGLSMGGVLTALLAAKFQPEKIFLCAPAFMAADSRIKLTPYLKYFIQTIPTEGKTFYKEPEYYDCVKDYCNYDYVGKAADLYKLQKMAIQQLPNIRSKVITVLSKSDQSVPFKEKELIDRLLKAPNEYVILEESSHIVTDDVERELVAQRIIDFLNR
- a CDS encoding DUF6884 domain-containing protein; protein product: MSKIIGLIACSSRKLGQNNPAEKYWAKDIYKGNTFIKSKEEGLKKYKCEEWYILSGKYGLLDKNERISYYNLYLGKQSAEYKKKWAENVLNTLKSKYDLKNDIFYIFGGKSYYEHLIPHLHCIVFAYKNSNCIDLNKPTEYRNGEVYDSKSDRIKR
- a CDS encoding type II toxin-antitoxin system RelE/ParE family toxin, translating into MEALKHDRKGQYSIRINSQWRICFEWNNGRVVIVDIVDYH
- a CDS encoding HigA family addiction module antitoxin, which encodes MDVILKPVHVGDILYDEFMQPHHITAYRLAQMTGLSQTQIGRIIKGKRGITVDTALRFAQVFSTSPEFWLNIQNRYEIDSMKAETKETIKRIQPINHVFA